A genome region from Phalacrocorax carbo chromosome 27, bPhaCar2.1, whole genome shotgun sequence includes the following:
- the MYL6 gene encoding myosin light polypeptide 6 isoform X1, with translation MCDFSEEQTAEFKEAFQLFDRTGDGKILYSQCGDVMRALGQNPTNAEVMKVLGNPKSDEMNVKTLNFEQFLPMMQTIAKNKDQGCFEDYVEGLRVFDKEGNGTVMGAEIRHVLVTLGEKMTEEEVEQLVAGHEDSNGCINYEELVRMVLSG, from the exons TGCGACTTCTCGGAGGAGCAGACTGCGG AGTTCAAGGAGGCGTTCCAGCTCTTCGACCGCACGGGGGATGGGAAGATCCTGTACAGCCAGTGCGGGGACGTGATGCGGGCGCTGGGCCAGAACCCCACCAACGCCGAGGTCATGAAGGTGCTGGGCAACCCCAAGAGCGATG AGATGAACGTGAAGACGCTGAACTTCGAGCAGTTCCTGCCCATGATGCAGACCATCGCCAAGAACAAGGACCAGGGCTGCTTCGAGGACTACGTGGAGGGGCTGCGGGTCTTCGACAAGGAGGGCAACGGCACCGTCATGGGGGCCGAGATCCGCCACGTCCTCGTCACCCTGG GCGAGAAGATGacggaggaggaggtggagcaGCTGGTGGCCGGGCACGAGGACAGCAACGGTTGCATCAACTACGAAG AGCTGGTCCGGATGGTGCTGAGCGGTTGA
- the MYL6 gene encoding myosin light polypeptide 6 isoform X2 encodes MCDFSEEQTAEFKEAFQLFDRTGDGKILYSQCGDVMRALGQNPTNAEVMKVLGNPKSDEMNVKTLNFEQFLPMMQTIAKNKDQGCFEDYVEGLRVFDKEGNGTVMGAEIRHVLVTLGEKMTEEEVEQLVAGHEDSNGCINYEAFVRHILSG; translated from the exons TGCGACTTCTCGGAGGAGCAGACTGCGG AGTTCAAGGAGGCGTTCCAGCTCTTCGACCGCACGGGGGATGGGAAGATCCTGTACAGCCAGTGCGGGGACGTGATGCGGGCGCTGGGCCAGAACCCCACCAACGCCGAGGTCATGAAGGTGCTGGGCAACCCCAAGAGCGATG AGATGAACGTGAAGACGCTGAACTTCGAGCAGTTCCTGCCCATGATGCAGACCATCGCCAAGAACAAGGACCAGGGCTGCTTCGAGGACTACGTGGAGGGGCTGCGGGTCTTCGACAAGGAGGGCAACGGCACCGTCATGGGGGCCGAGATCCGCCACGTCCTCGTCACCCTGG GCGAGAAGATGacggaggaggaggtggagcaGCTGGTGGCCGGGCACGAGGACAGCAACGGTTGCATCAACTACGAAG cgTTTGTGAGACACATCTTGTCAGGGTGA